Proteins encoded together in one Solanum lycopersicum chromosome 7, SLM_r2.1 window:
- the LOC104648205 gene encoding protein SPEAR3-like produces MGSGYFGEPKLGNERSSSSSRKSKKNNNLEKPKQPQRGLGVAQLEKIRLHTQMGCNTYNPYSSTPSFSSYSSSTSSYAFTPQQTIMMGLGDIERANIRYGDSQLPSTPSAWHPGTVYEPHQFAQPNMNRYLLNLQIEESMENRTRNNSIGSSTSHISESNGDHELDLELRLSI; encoded by the exons ATGGGAAGTGGTTATTTTGGTGAACCAAAGTTGGGAAATGAaagatcatcatcatcatcaagaaAGAGCAAAAAGAACAATAATTTAGAGAAGCCAAAACAACCACAAAGAGGTCTTGGTGTTGCTCAACTTGAGAAAATTAGATTACATACTCAAATGGGTTGCAATACTTACAACCCTTATTCATCAACTCCATCATTCTCATCATATTCATCATCAACCTCTTCTTATGCTTTTACACCACAACAAACCATTATG ATGGGATTGGGGGACATTGAAAGAGCAAATATTAGATATGGAGATTCCCAGCTACCTTCTACACCTAG TGCTTGGCATCCTGGCACAGTGTATGAGCCTCATCAATTTGCTCAGCCAAACATGAACAGATATCTACTTAACCTACAAATAGAG GAATCAATGGAGAATCGAACCAGAAATAACTCAATTGGATCAAGTACTAGTCATATCTCTGAATCAAACGGCGACCATGAATTAGATTTGGAGTTGAGgctttcaatttaa
- the LOC104648281 gene encoding uncharacterized protein — protein MAVCDTSNSTKVGNGDITSAPTLIDSNNFMYMHPFDNIGAMLVPEIVDSVGYVQNFAELWKELEDRYGQKHGGKLYQIQQEINDLSHGSLDIIVFYTKLKNLWEELNTLNTKAQCTCSCTCGAKEIFYKCEQDRRIVQFRMGLNEIYTLIRGSILMMNPLPAMEQVFSLLVQDERQRETNPSNHLTLDSTALHDAIDKRTRYNTNYSTNNSTNLKYKDRFCSYCTRTCHLIEKCYHVHGYPPGHNNSLNQNRNTQSAQREPESYTEVVIDPAWKLVMTQEFDVLHSNHTWDLVPLPPGRKL, from the exons ATGGCGGTATGTGATACCTCTAATTCTACTAAAGTTGGTAATGGAGATATCACTTCTGCTCCAACTTTGATTGATTCGAACAATTTCATGTATATGCATCCATTTGATAATATAGGCGCGATGCTCGTACCA GAGATTGTAGATAGTGTTGGGTATGTTCAGAATTTTGCTGAGCTCTGGAAAGAGTTGGAGGATAGATATGGGCAAAAGCATGGGGggaaattatatcaaattcagCAAGAAATCAATGATTTGTCTCATGGATCCCTCGACATCATAGTTTTTTATACAAAGTTGAAGAATTTGTGGGAGGAACTTAACACTTTGAATACCAAAGCTCAATGTACTTGTAGTTGCACTTGTGGagcaaaagaaattttttacaAGTGCGAGCAAGACAGAAGGATAGTTCAATTCCGAATGGGACTCAATGAGATTTATACGCTAATACGAGGAAGTATCCTTATGATGAACCCACTACCCGCCATGGAACAAGTTTTTTCTCTGTTGGTTCAAGATGAACGACAAAGGGAGACCAATCCTTCCAATCATCTTACTCTTGACTCGACTGCCTTGCATGATGCGATTGATAAGCGCACACGCTATAATACCAACTACTCCACCAACAATTCCACAAACTTGAAGTATAAGGACAGGTTTTGCAGTTACTGCACGAGAACTTGCCATCTCATAGAGAAATGCTACCATGTCCATGGTTATCCACCTGGTCACAACAACAGTCTGAACCAAAATAGGAACACTCAGTCAGCTCAAAG GGAGCCAGAATCATACACAGAAGTTGTTATTGATCCTGCATGGAAACTGGTCATGACACAAGAGTTTGATGTTCTGCATTCTAATCACACTTGGGACTTGGTCCCTTTACCCCCGGGAAGAAAGTTATAG